CGCGCTCCTGATGCGCCCGACCGTCATGCTCATCTTCGACGGGGTGAAGGACGAGATGACCATCGTCGCGGCGGTCCGCCCGCGACCGGGCCTGTCGGCCAAAGCCGCCTATTCGCGCGCCATCGACCGGCTGACGGAAATCCAGGACACGCTCGAACAGAAAAGCGCGCATGCCTCCTCGGCAGACGGCGTCTTCGATGCGATCCCCGCCGCCACGTCCAACATGCCGGCGCAGGCTTACATGGACATGGTGACGCGCTCGAAGGAGTACATCGCCGCCGGAGACATCTTCCAGGTGGTGCTGTCGCAGCGCTTTGCGGCGCCGTTCGAGCTGCCGCCCTTCGCGCTCTATCGCGCACTGCGCCGGGTGAACCCGTCGCCCTTCCTCTATTTCCTGAACTTCGGCGATTTCGCTGTGACGGGCTCAAGCCCCGAAATCCTCGTCCGCGTCCGCGACGGCGAAGTCACCATTCGCCCCATCGCGGGCACGCGCCCCAGAGGCGCCACGGCGGAAGACGACAAGCGCCTCGCCGCCGACCTCCTCGCCGACACGAAGGAGCGCGCGGAACACCTCATGCTGCTCGACCTCGGCCGCAACGATGTCGGCCGCGTCGCCGAGGTCGGCACGGTTCATGTCACCGGAAGCTTCTTTCTCGAATATTACAGCCAGGTGATGCACATCGTTTCGAATGTCGTCGGACGCCTCGATGGGAAATATGATTCCATCGACGCGCTGATGGCGGGCTTCCCGGCGGGCACGGTGTCGGGTGCGCCGAAGGTGCGGGCGATGCAGATCATCGACGAGCTGGAAACCGACAAGCGCGGCGTCTACGCCGGATGCATCGGCTATTTCGCGGCGAACGGCGAGATGGACACGTGCATTGCGCTTCGCACCGCGATCGTGAAGAATGGCACCATGTATGTGCAGGCGGGCGCGGGCATCGTTGCCGATTCCGTTCCTGCCTCCGAGCAGGCGGAGTGCGAAAACAAGGCGAAGGCGCTATTCCGGGCGGCGGAAGAGGCGGTGCGTTTCGCCGGACAGGCCGGGCGGGGTCAGTAGCGGGGCGTTCTGGAGTAGTTTGCCATGAAGACCGTAACGCTTTTCCGCCACGCCAAATCCGGCGACAAGGACAATCCGAATATCGACGATTTCGACCGGCCGCTGAACGATCGAGGCCTCAAGGCTGCGCCGAAAATGGGAGCCGCCCTGCGCGATCGCGGCGTCCGCCCCAATCTCATCCTCTGCTCGCCGTCTGTCCGTACGCGGCAGACGCTGAAGCTGGCAGCTGCCGCCGCGTGGGACAATCCGCCGGATGAGCGCTTCGAAAAGAAGATCTACGAGGCGAGCGAACGCACCTTGTTGAAGCTTCTGCGGGAAAGCCCAGGCGACGCGGATCACGTGATGCTCGTCGGCCATAACCCCGGCTTGCAGGATCTGGCCGTGACGCTTGCTCAGCCCGGCAGCGCCGAGCGTCACGCGCTGAAGGAAAAATTGCCGACCGCCGCCATCGTCAGCTTCAATTTCGACGCTGACGCGTGGAGCGATCTGGAGCCGGGGGCGGGCCGCGTCCGCCTCTTCATCACGCCGAACACGCTTCCGTCATCGGGCCTGGGAAATACGGTTCCGCCGCATGGCCAAGGACAAGAATAATGATCATCATCATCGATAATTACGACAGCTTCACTTACAACCTCGTCCATTACTTCGGCGATCTCGGCGTGGAAACGCTGGTCTATCGCAACGACGAAAAGACGGTGCCCCAAGTCTTCGCCGAGAAGCCCGAAGCCATTGTGATGTCGCCCGGCCCGTGTACGCCCAACGAGGCGGGCATCTGCCTCGAACTCGTGCGCGAGAACAAGGGCCGCATCCCGCTGTTCGGCGTCTGCCTCGGCCATCAGACCATCGGGCAGGCGTTCGGCGGGAAGGTCATCCGCGCGCCGATCCTCATGCACGGCAAGATATCGCACATACATCATGAGGGCACGAGCCTGTTTCGCGGCCTGCCGGATGCGTTCGAGGCGACGCGCTACCACTCGCTGATCGTCGAAAGCGGCACGCTGCCCGACTGCCTCACCGCGACGGCGCGCACCTCGGATGGCCTCATCATGGCGCTCGAACACAAGGACGAGCCGACATATGGCGTGCAGTTTCATCCCGAGAGCATCGCGAGCCAGTACGGTCATGCGATCCTCGCGAACTTCCTGACGTTGGCGGGGGTCCGCTTCTCGCCGAGAAAGCCGGGGCTTTTGCCTTCCGCGCCCTCCGCAACCGTGGCAGCGTGAGGCTGACGATGACTTCGCCCGCAACAGCGCCTGTGGCTTCCCCCGCCGACCTTCATGCCGGCTTCCGTTTCGCGCTGGAAAAAGCCGCCACCGGGGCGACGCTCGGCGAGGAGGAGGCGCGCGCGGCCTTCCTCGCCATCATGCACGGCGCGGTTTCCGAGATCGAACTGGCGGCTTTCCTCGCGGCGCTGAAGGCGCGCGGGGAAACGGTGGATGAGATCGCGGGCGCGGTCGCCGCCATGCGGTCGCTGATGGTGCCGGTCGAAGCGCCGGAAGGCGCGCTCGATGTCGTCGGTACCGGCGGCGATGCAAAGGGCACATTCAATATCTCGACCGCCACGGCATTCGTGCTGGCGGGCGCCGGCGTGCCCGTGGCGAAACACGGCAACCGGGCGGTATCGTCGAAATCGGGCGCGGCCGACGTGCTCGAAAAGCTTGGCGTCACGCTGAAAATGCCGGTCGAGCGGCACGCGCGCTGCTTCGAACGAGCCGGGCTGACGTTTCTGTGGGCGCCGACGCATCACCCCGCGATGCGCCACGCCGCGCCGGTTCGGGCCGCTCTCAAACTGCGCACGATCTTCAACCTGCTCGGGCCGCTGACCAATCCCGCCAGCGCAAAGCGCATGCTGATCGGGGCCTATTCGGAGGATTGGCTCCAACCCATGGCGGAAGTGCTTCGGCGCAATGGGGCGCACCATGTATGGGCCGTGCATGGCGCCGACGGCATGGACGAACTTTCCACAACGGGCACAAGCCGCGTAGTCGAATTGAAGAACGGTACGCTCTCGACATTCGACGTGCACCCGAGGGATGCCGGGCTGCCGGAAGCGCGTCTCGACGATCTGCAGGCGGGGACGCCGGAAGACGCCGCCATCGCAATGCGCGCGCTTCTTCGCGGCAAGCCGGGGCCCTTCCGCGATATCGTGCTTTTCAATGCCGCAGCCGCCTTCATCGTCGCGGGCCGTGCGGCCGACCTTCGCGACGGTGCGGCGCTCGCTGCGGCCTCCATCGATGAAGGATACGCCGAAAAGGCACTCGACGCGCTGATCGCCGCCAGCGCCGACACTCCCGACGCCGCCAATGACGACCGGCCGAACGCGGCCGTGACAGGATAAACCATGAGCATTCTCGACCGCATCGTCGCCTACAAGAAAGAGGAAGTGGCCGCCGCGAAAGCGCAGGTTCCGCTTGCCGAGCTTGAGGATCGCGCCGCCGCCGCGCCGAGAGCGCGAGACTTCTTCGACGCGCTTTCGCGCCGCGTGGCCGTGGTCGAGCCGGCGCTGATCGCCGAGGTGAAGAAGGCCAGCCCGTCGCGCGGACTGATCCGCCCGGATTTCGACCCCGCCGCCATCGCGCGCGCCTATGAAGCTGGCGGAGCGGCTTGCCTTTCGGTGCTGACGGACGGACCGTCGTTCCAGGGCGCGCCGGCCTATCTCGTCGCTGCGCGAGAAGCCTGCTCGCTGCCGGTGCTGCGCAAGGATTTCATGGTCGATCCCTATCAGGTGACGGAGGCGCGCGCGATGGGGGCGGACTGCATCCTCGTCATCATGGCCTGCACGAGCGATGCGCTGGCCGAAGAGTTGATTGCGAACGCGAGCACTCACAACATGGATGTGCTCGTGGAAGTGCATAACGAGGACGAGTTAAGCCGCGCGCTCGCGCTCGATTCCTGGCTGATCGGCATCAACAACCGCGACCTCAACAGCTTCGATATCACGCTGGAGACGACCGAAAGGCTGGCGCGCCTCATCCCGCCGGGGCGGATCATCGTTTCCGAAAGCGGCATCTTCGCCCCGTCGGACATTGAAAGGCTCATGCGAGAAGGCGCGGGCGCATTCCTCGTCGGGGAAAGTCTCATGCGCCACGACGACGTTGCAGCCGCGACGCGCACCCTTCTCGGCCGTTCTGTCGGCCAAGGGCAGGCCGCAACCGCATGAGCGGGCTTTCCCATATCGATGGGAAGGGCGAGGCCGCCATGGTCGACGTTGCGGACAAGGCCGAAACATTGCGCGCGGCGATAGCGGAAGGCTGGCTCGTCACGGCGAGCGAAACCTTGACGCTGATCGAGGACGGCGCCATCGCCAAGGGCGACGTGCTGGCCGTTGCGCGGGTCGCGGGGATCATGGCGGCGAAACGCACCGCCGACCTCATCCCGCTATGCCACCCGCTTTCGCTTTCGAAGGTCAGCATCGCGTTTGAATTGCGCCGCGACCGTCCGGGCGTGCGTGTCGAGGCGCTCGCGAAGGCCACCGGCAAGACCGGCGTCGAGATGGAGGCGCTGACGGCGGTTTCGGTCGCCTGTCTCACGCTTTACGACATGCTGAAGGCTGCGGACAGGTCGATGACAATCGACGGTGTGCGCCTTCTGAAGAAAACCGGCGGACGACACGGCGATACGCCCGAAGCACGCTCATGACGCATTGAAAAGCGCGCCACAACTCTTCGTTGCAGCGCTGTCCTGCGGGGAAACCGGCGTAAGCACAAACACCAGCTTGGCGTCCGCCAGAAGCTCGCCCTGACCTTCAGAACGGCACCTCTTGCCTGAGCACCGGCGCCCTTCTCGAAGCGCATGCGCTTCGTGAATGAGCGAGTGCTGTCGGGGGCTGCACGCCCCCGCCGCTACCAGTCGAACGGGCTCCAGGCTTCGCGATTGCGCGGACGGGGTTGAGGTTCGCGCCCGTAGGGGTCGGCGCCGCGAAGCGGGCGTCCATATTGATCGAGCCGCTGGTCGGATGTGGTATCCCGTGCCTCGCGCTGCGGCTGGGCCGGCTCCTGCGCTACAGCAACGACGGGATCGCCCGCGAACCGGAAACTCTCTCCCTTGAGAGCACTGGCGACACGTGCATCGAGGCCGTAAAGGTCTGAAAAGTAGCGGATCTCGCCCTTTTCATCCGGCGCGGCCGTGAAATACACCATGTGAACAGGGATCGTCTTGGTGAGCTTGTTCTCTACCGTCTGACCGGTTTCGATCTGGCGGCGGATCTGCTCGGGCGTCGTTCCGTTGTCGTAAGCGAGGATGACTTCCGCGAAGCGCAGCGGATTTTGCGTGCGCATGCAGCCATGGCTGAACGCGCGCGTGGCCGAGCCGAACAGGCTCTTTTCCGGCGTGTCGTGCATGTACACGTCGTGCTTGTTCGGGAAGCGGAATTTCACCATACCGAGCGCGTTGCGCGGCCCGGCGGGCTGAATGAAGCTGTAGCGGCGCACGTCCACACGGGACCAGTCGACCGAATCGGGATCGACATCGCGTCCGTTGTAGGTCACGCGAAGACCGCCGAGCCGCTGAAGAACGCTCGACGCGCCTCCTCCGCCACCGCCGCCCGCGTTGCGCCGGCCACCGAGAAAATCGAAGAAATCTTCGACGGGGGCACTTGGCGCCGCTCGCCTGAGCTTCGGCGCGATCTCGTTGGCCTTTATGCCGTCCGGCACGCCCCATTCCGGGTTGAAGATGACGAATTGCATGTTCGCCGAAAAGGACGGGGTTTGCGAAGTTGGCTTGCCGACGACGATACGCTCCTGCAACACCATCCGGCCGCGATCGTATACGCGCGTGATCTGTTCGGGGATCGAATTCCAGACGTAGAAATCGCCGAGATTGTCCGGCATCCAGCGCCAGCGCTCCATGTTCACGATGAGGCGCATCTTCTTTTCTTCGACCGAGGCACCGACGCCTTCGTTCAAGGCCGCGCGGAGCTTCTTGTCGACGATACCGTTAACCTCAAGGCCCCGCTCCTTCTGGAAACGGTTCACCGCGACGAGCAACGCTTCGTCGTAAATCGTGTCGCGAGGCGCTTCGAGACCCGCATTGAGTCGCTTCCTGATGAGCGCGATCTGCGCGTCGTCGTCGCCGGGCTTGAACGTCTTCCCGGCGGGGATGCGGATGGATGGGGCGCCGCTGTCTGTGGCCTTGCCGAGCGCAATGAGTGCCTGGCGAAGCTGCTTGAACTGCTCGGATTTCGGATGCAGGCCGCGCAGATATGCATCGGCCTCGTCAGCCGAGGCGATGGCTTCGAGCACCGATTTCGGCACGTAGACGTGCGGCTTGCGGTCCATCGCGGGGCTGATCGACGGCGGGTCGAGACGGCCGCCCCGCGCGTGGCGCGCATATTTCAGCACGGCGAGCGAGAGCTTCACTTCGGCATCGGCGCGCGCTTCGGCTGTGGCGCCGGCGCTGTCGGGAAGCTCGAACGCTGTGGCATCGAGGCCGTAGCTGTCGGCGGCGCGGATCTCGCGAATGGTCTTGAGGGCGGCGGGCGTGAAGCCCTCGGCCGTGGTCCAGATGGGTTTGCCCTTGGCCGCGTTATAGAACGCCTTCACTGCGCCGACATCGTCGCGCGCGTCCGCCTTGCCGCCCGCGTTGGCGGCGCGCTCGACGACAAGCGGCGCAACGGCATCGCCGGCAGGCGCTTCAGCGGCAGCCGCGGGATGCGCGGGTGCGCCGGGGGCAAGCAGCGCTGCTCCATCATCCTCAGGCGGAGCGAGCGGATCGGGGATTGCGCTTTCGATCGGGGAGTCTGACGCCGCCGGGGCTTCGTGCTTCGCGGCGGCATTCTTGACGGAGGGATTGGCTGCATGCACGGCGGGGGCTTTGTGCGGCGTGACTTCCGCCTTGACGTCGTCGAGCGAACCGGGAGCGGGCGCGGCGTTTTCCGGCCCCGCTTCGGTCTGCGGCTCCGTCGTCGCGAGCGCGTCCAGATCGGCGAGCGGCGGCCGGTTATCGGCGTCCTGTGCCATCGCCTGCGGGACAACGGTCGAGAGACAGGCGATCAGCGCCAGCCGCGACGTGAAACTCAGATTCATGACAACCCTCTCCAGCCCCATCAGAACACGTTCGCCGCTTTGCCCGACGCGCGGCAGACAGCCACAACTCACAGAAAAAAGGGCAGCCGAATGCGCATTCTCGCGAACGCGCCCCAGTCGCCCACTCGTGTTTCGCACAAGTTATGCGGTAAAAGCTGACGTGGCAAGTTAACGATAGCGCAACCTTAGACATTGCCGCGCTTCCGCTTTGCCGTGCGCCAGAGGACAGGTCGCAGTTGCCGTGGTCGCGAGTCGCTGCGACCGTATTCGTGGGATTTAGTCTTTCACCGCGACGACTTCGATCTCGACATGCGCGCCGCCGGGAAGCGCCGTAATGCCGATTGTCGTGCGTGAGGGATACGGCGCCGTGAAATGCGTCTCATAAACGGCGTTCATGGCCGCAAAGTCGTTCATGTCGGTGAGGTAGACGTTCGACTTCACGACGTTGTCGAGAGTGAGGCCCGCTTCTTTCAGCACGGCGGCGATACCCTTCAGGATCTGGTCCGTCTCCGGTCCCGCCCCGCCCTCGACGAGCTTGTTCGTCACCGGGTCGGTGCCGAGCTGGCCCGACAGAAACAGCGTGTTCCCTGCCCAGACGGCACGGGAATATGGCCCGAGGGCCCTTCCAAGGCCCGGTGCATCGATAATGGCGCGACGTGTCATGGCATCCTCCCGAAAATCGGCTGTTCTTCCAACGGATACACGAGCGGGCCCCATCGGGGAAGTGCGTTTGCGCGCGCCCTTTGCGCCTTACGGCGCCGAGAGATCGCGGAACTGCGCGACGGCGACGGTGAGTTTCGCGAGCGTCAGCCCACGCCCCGAGAGTACCTCGGCCAGCCCTTCGGCCACGCGGCTCACCGCGGCTTCGTTTCGGGCGCGCCAGGCCGCGAAATCCGAGCGGCGAGCCGATTGTGCCAGAATGCTTCGCGCAAGCCGACGCTGGGCCGAAGCGAGCCCCGAGAGGCTGGCATCCACGGCCAGACGGTCGAAATGGTCGCCTTCCGCGAGCGCTTCCGACGCCGCCGCGATGTCGTCCAGATGGAACGCGTCGCGGATGGCGAAGACGACGCGCGCGGCATCTTCAACCGGCGCCTCCATATCCCCGGCCACCCGCACGATATCGAGCGCCTGCGCCAGCGGTTCGAGCGCGGCGAAGCGCCGTGCAAATTCCGGCGAAAGTCCCGTCTTCTGAAGCCGCGCCACAGCATCGGCGAGCCTCGCGACCGCCCTTTCCGGCAGGAGCGCCGCCGTATCCCCGGAGAACGCGGCGGCAAGCGCCGCGACGCCTCGCGCATAGGGCGCAATGCCCTGCTCCAGCCCGTCCCTGAAGCGGTGGTGACGCAGAAAGAAGCCCGCCTGCCGCCGCAGAAGATCGCGCGCGGTGCGATACAACCGAAGCTGCTCCGCACTGTCGATCCGGCCGTCGAGCGCATCGAGCCCTGCATGGATCGCCGGCAGATCGTAAATCGCGCTCACCGCCGCGAAGGCGCAGGCGACGGCCTCCGGCGGCTGGCCGGTCTCGTCCGTCAGCCGCACGACGAAGGTCGGGCCGCCGCGATTGACGATATCGTTCGCAAGGCTCGTCGCGATGATGGCGCGGCGCAGCGGATGCGCGTCGATTTCGGCGGCGAAGCGCTCGCGCATGGCGGGCGGAAAATAGGCCGGAAGTTCGCGGGCAAGGAATGGATCGTCCAACACCATCGACTTCACGAGATCGTCTTCGAGCACGATCTTCGCGTAGGCGAGCAGCACCGCGAGTTCCGGGCGCGTCAGCGGCTTTCCCTGCGCCGCGCGCTCGGCAAGCTGCGCGTCGGTCGGCAGTGCTTCCACGGCGCGGTTGAGGCGGCCATCCTTCACGAGGCTCTGGATCAGGCGTTGGTGGAAACCGAGTTCCGCCAGCCCGTCGCTTGCCGCGACGCTGAGCGCCAGCGTTTGCAGGTAATTGTTGCGCAGCACCGAGGCGGCGACATCGTCCGTCATCGCGGACAGAACGGCGTTGCGCTCCGGCGTGTCGATCTTGCCTTCCGCGACCGCGCGGCCAAGCGCGATCTTGATGTTCACCTCCACGTCCGACGTGTTCACTCCCGCCGAGTTGTCGATGGCGTCCGTGTTGATGCGCCCGCCCGCGAGCGCAAACTCGACGCGCCCTTTCTGCGTGACACCGAGATTGGCGCCCTCGCCGATCACCTTCGCGCGAAGCTCGTTCGCCGCCGCGCGGATCGCGTCGTTCGCCTTGTCGCCGGCCTGCTGGTCCGTTTCGGTGCTGGCGCGCACATAAGTGCCGATCCCCCCGAACCAGAGGAGATCCACGTCAGCGCGAAGGATCGCGGCCATCACGTCCTGCGGGGTCGCCTGCGCGCCGACGCCGAGAAGCTTTTGTGCGGCCTCCGAAAGCGCGATCGACTTTTCCTTGCGGCTGTAGACGCCGCCGCCAGCCGAAAGCTTCGCCCGGTCGTAATCCTGCCAGCTCGAACGCGGGCGCTCGAACAGGCGCTTGCGCTCCTCGAAGCTCGCCTCGGGGTCGGGCGCCGGATCGATGAAAATGTCGCGGTGATCGAAGGCGGCGACGAGCCGGATCTTGCGCGAAAGCAGCATGCCGTTGCCGAAGACATCGCCCGACATGTCGCCCACGCCCGCCACCGTGAACGGCGTCGTCTGAATGTCGACGTTCATCTCCCGGAAATGGCGCTTCACAGCCTCCCATGCGCCCTTTGCGGTGATGCCCATCTTCTTGTGATCGTAGCCCGCCGAGCCGCCGCTCGCGAACGCATCGCCGAGCCAGAAGCCCCGCTTCGCGGCGATCTCGTTTGCGAAGTCGGAAAACGTGGCCGTGCCCTTGTCTGCGGCAACGACGAGATACGGATCGTCGCCGTCGCGGCGCACGGTGTCGGCGGGGGGCACGATCTCGCCCTTCACCAGATTGTCGGTTAGCGACAGGAGGCTCGAAACAAACGCCTCGTAGGCCGCGATACCCTCGTCGTAGGTCGCGTCGCGGTTCGCGCCACCCGTCGCTTTCGGCACGAAACCGCCCTTCGCGCCCTGCGGCACGATGACCGCGTTTTTCACCTGCTGGGCCTTGGCGAGGCCGAGAATTTCGGTGCGGAAATCCTGCGGGCGGTTCGACCAGCGAAGCCCGCCGCGCGCGATGGGTCCGCCGCGCAGATGCACACCCTCGAAGCGCGGCGACGAGACAAAGATCTCGGCATGGGGCCTCGGCGCGGGCAGCCATGCAATGTCGCGGCTTCTAAGCTTGAAGGCGATTGTTTCGGGCGGCGCACCATCCGGCCCCTTCTGGTAGAAATTCGTGCGCAGCGTCGCCTCGATGAGCGAGGTGAGTTGCCGCAGGATCCGATCGTCATCCATCGACGGGATCGCGTCGAGCGCGGCGAAGATGCGCGCCGAAATCTCGGCCAGCGCCGCCTCGCGATCCGCATCGCCGCCTTTCGCGGGATCGAACATCGCCTCGAACAGGCGGAACAGGTCGGCGGCGATTGCGCCATGCTTGTCGAGCGTTTCGGCGACATAGGCAGCGGCATAGGTCGCCCCGGTCTGACGGTAATAGGCCGCATAGGCGCGGATGAGCGCCGCCTGCCGCCAGTCGAGCCCCGCCGCGAGGATCAGGCCGTTAAAGCGGTCGTTCGGCACGGCGTCGGCCCACACGGCGAGAAAGCCGTCCTCAAGCGCCCCGCGCCGCTCGCAGAATGCCGCCGCGTCGCCCTCGCGCAGACGGAGGTCGATGTCGTGCAGATAGAACCGCCTGGCGCCGCCATTGGCCTTCGGCGTGAGCAGATAGGTGCGCTCGGAAATCACATCGAAGCCGAGATTTTCGAGGATCGGCACGCGCCGCGAGAGCGTCAGCGGCTCGTCGAGCTGTTGCAGCGTCGCCCGCACGGCACCGGGCTCCGCGTCGGCCGCGCGATAAAGGTCGATGCCGGTCCGGTGCCCTTCCCTCAGCTTCTCGAACCGCTCGATATCCTTGAGCGCGCGGTCGGCGTCGTTGCGCTCCTGATAGCCAGCCGGAAACGCGTCCCGGTATTTCTCGATCAGCGTCTGCCCGTCGCTGCCGCGCTCGGCGAGCACGCGCGCGGAAAAGCGATCCGCCCAGGTGGTGATGATATCCTCGACCTTCGCTTCGAGATCCCGCTCGGCGGGGTCGAGCAGGTCGCCGTCCGCCTTCCATATCTCCACCTGAAGGCGCACCATCGCGCTCTCGGGATAATACGGCGTCGTCTGCTCGAAGCGGCCGTCGAACGCCTCGGCGAGCATCGCCTCGATCCGCTCGCGGACGCTCGTGTTGTGCTTCTCGCGCGGCACGTAGACGAGCACCGTGACGAAGCGACGGAACTCGTCGCGGCGCACCAGCACGCGCGGTCGCGGTGCAAGCTCGGTCTTGAGGATTTCCTCGGAGACCGTCGACAGCCGCTCCGGCGAAATCTGGAACAGCTCTTCGCGTGGGAAGGTCTCAAGGACGTTCAGGAGCGCTCGCCCGGAGTGGCTCTCCGCCGGATGTCGCGAGCGCTGAAGCACCTTCTTCACCGTGCGCCGAAGGATGGGAACGTCGTGGACGGGGAGGTTGAAGGCGCTCGCGGTGAACAGTCCCGCGAAGACGATCTGGCCCGTCACGCGGCGTTCGGCGTCGTGCAATTTGACGGCGATTGCGTCCATGTGAACGCGGCGATGAACGGTCGATTTCGCGTTCGCCTTTATGACGACCACGGGCGGCGCGTTAAGGTAATAGGCCCGGCTTTCGGGCGTCAGCACGCGGCTCGGCTCGACGCGCAGCACGATGCGGCCGGGATCGCGCAGAAGGCCGAGGCTTCGCTCCGTCTGCGGGACGAGTTCGCCGACGCGTGCGTCATAGGCGAATTCTCGAACGCCGAGAAAGATGAAGTTGTCTTCGGCGATCCAGCGCAGGAAATCGAGCCCTTCGGCGTTCGTCTGCGGCGACGCGGGCGGCGGGTTCCGTTCGATGTCGGAGATCGCGGCCTTGAGGCGGTCGGTCATGGCGTGGAAGTCGCCGACGACGAGCGCCGTATCCGCGATGACGCGGCGGAGGGCCCGGTCGATGGTTTCAAACGACGGCGCGATGCCGGGCCTTGCGATTTCGAGATGCATGACGCTTTCGCGGGCGTGGCCGTTCGGCTCGGGCGCGGCCGGTGCGAGCGCGGCAAGGACGCCGTTGCCGTCCCGCTCGACCTCGAAGATGGGATGCGCGACAAGGAAAGGCACGAGCCCAAGCTCGCGCAACTCGCCCAGCACAGAATCGAGGAGGAAGGGCATGTCGTCGTTCGCGATGTCGATGACGATGTTTTCGCCCTCGTGGGAGGTCAGGGAGCGGATCGAAATCTCCGGCGCGTGGGAATGACGCCGACGCAGGTTTTCGAAGGCCTCGGCCGCGAGCGCCGAAAACGTGGCTGCGCGATCGGAAGCGAGATCCGAGCACCCGGACTCGGCCACAAGCTGCGCGGCGAAGCGGGCGGCCAGATCATCCGCCACGAGCGGGCGTGTGCCTGCGAGGATCGAAGACCCTGCGCCCGTTCGGTCTGCCGTTTGAGACATTTGACATCTCCATAAACGATAATCAAACCGTGCGGGGCTTGCAGGAAGCCGACCGCAGTTTTGATTTTTCGCAATTTTCTTGACGGCGATACGATTGCCTGCGTCCGAGCCCCTTACATCGGCGGTTGCACGGCCATTTCCAATGGCCGAACGAAACGCGCGTTCCCTACGTTTCGAGCAAGGCGTGCGCGGCGAAAAAGGCGGCCTCGGCGGCCAGAAGTCCGACCGCGAGCCTGCGTCCGGACAGCCCGAAGGCGGCAAGCCCGGCGCCGAACGCGATGAAACGCACCGCATCGCCGACGCCCGCGAGCGCACCCGTGGGCGAAAGCAGCATGCGCGCGATGAGCGCGGCGACCAGCGCCGTCGACACGTCCTTCACCCACACGATCACCGCACTGTCCGGGTCGACGCCGCGAGACAGGAACACGCCTGCAAACCGCCATATGTCGCTCGCCGCCGTCCCGACGATGGCGAATGAAAGCCAGATCCATGTGCTGTCGTGCATCGCGGCTGCCTTTACGCTTTCCCTGCGCGCAACACCTTGCGCCGGAACAGCAGGAACGAGACGGTTCCGCCGACAAGCCCGCTCAGCACGAGGTCGAGGCTCGGCACGAGCCACATGAACACGGGCGCGAGGCAAAAGCCGATGAGGATCGGCGCGAAGTCGGCCGCGGCGCGCGCGTTGGCGGAAAGCCCCATGAGGAAATAGACGGGTGTGAGGAAGATCAGCGACGCAGCCACGATGGGCGGAAGGCGGTCGGCGATGAGATAGCCCGCCACCGTGCCAAGCGTGCTCACGCCCACCAGCATCGTCGTGAGGCCGAAATAGAAGGGTAGCCGAAGCCCGCGCGGTAGGAACGGCACCCGCCGCATGCTCTCGATCCAGAGCGTCACCGATACGAAATGCGAGGCGAAATAATCGACGGGCCGC
This genomic window from Rhodomicrobium lacus contains:
- a CDS encoding AzlD domain-containing protein; the encoded protein is MHDSTWIWLSFAIVGTAASDIWRFAGVFLSRGVDPDSAVIVWVKDVSTALVAALIARMLLSPTGALAGVGDAVRFIAFGAGLAAFGLSGRRLAVGLLAAEAAFFAAHALLET
- a CDS encoding AzlC family ABC transporter permease; the encoded protein is MTRTETGFRMAFRDAARAPAAVLCLSFVGFGVLCHGNGVGLTFSLYTTIFMYALPGQVMLVDQIGRGMPLWTAALAVSFTGVRLLPMTIALVPYLRAGRGTRPVDYFASHFVSVTLWIESMRRVPFLPRGLRLPFYFGLTTMLVGVSTLGTVAGYLIADRLPPIVAASLIFLTPVYFLMGLSANARAAADFAPILIGFCLAPVFMWLVPSLDLVLSGLVGGTVSFLLFRRKVLRAGKA